From the genome of Flavobacteriales bacterium:
TTCGCTTGGCCGGCTTTTTCTGAAGATCGGTGACCGAAAACGCAGCGTTTTTGCAACCCTCAATAAACGAGCGTGTTTCTTCAATGGTATCAAAACGCTTGGAGAGTTCCGCTCGGAATTCCATTCCATCAACATTGAAATAGGCCAGTACCCTGAATGCCGAAGTGGCCTGAAATGCTTCAATTTCCCGTTCGCGCTCCACAATAATCCGAACAGATACCGACTGAACTCTTCCTGCCGAAAGATTTGGCTTCACCTTTTTCCAAAGAACCGGTGACAGTTCATATCCGACCAAGCGGTCCAAAATTCTTCTGGCCTGCTGGGCATTAACCAGATCAATATTTAGCTCTCGTGGATTCTCAACTGCATTAAGAATGGCTGTCTTGGTGATTTCATGAAAAACAATCCGTCTTGTTTTGTCACTTTTCAACCCTAATGCTTCTTGCAAATGCCAAGAAATGGCTTCTCCCTCACGGTCCTCATCCGAAGCCAACCAAACCAGATCGGCCTCTTTACTCAACTTCTTCAATTCCCTCACTAGATTTTCCTTGTCTTTCGGAATCACATAGTCAGGACTGTAATTGTTATCAACATCAACGGAGAGCTTTTTTGAAGGAAGATCTCGGATATGGCCGAAGCTGGATTTTACAGTAAAATCTTTTCCAAGAAAGCCTTCGATGGTTTTGGCCTTTGCCGGTGACTCAACGATTACGAGGTTCTTCATACGGTCTTTTGGGAGTTTTGATTTGGGGCACAAAGAAAACCAAATATTGAAAGATCAGCGGATTAAGCCAAAACTGTTGGAAATCTGACGTGGAAAATAGCTCCGCGAGGCACATTATCTTCTACCGAAATGCTTCCGCCATACTTCTCAACAAGAAGTTGCACCAAATAAAGACCTATTCCAGTACCTTTTGTCTTGCGCACATCTTCGTTGCCTCTTCGATAAAACCGTTCGAATATTTTCTGCTTTTCGCTATCAGGAATTCCTTCTCCAAGATCGGAAACAGAAATCTCTATGGAATCTTTGGCCATTCTTGCAGAAACGGAAACAGTGCTTTCTGCACCATATTTAATGGCGTTGTCAATCAAGTTAACCATGATGCTTTGAAAAGACATCTCGTCAATTTCGCCAAACACATTCGGTTCGAGTTCGAGTACTATCCTGCCATCTTCTAACAGATTTGGATACACACTCTGCAACTGCATTCTGAGCATTTTAGAAACATCAACTGATTGTTTCTGCAGAGGAAGACCACCCGATTCGACCTTATTTACAAGCAACAGATTTTCAACCAGTTTTTCCAGTCGATCTGTATCCAAAAGCGCCCGCTTATATATGAGTTCTTTCTTTTCGTCAGGAAGGTTTCGCGTTAGCAACGTTTGCAATTGGAGCTTAATGGCTGCCAAAGGCGATTTGAGTTCGTGGGTTATTGAAAGCAGAAAATTCTTTTGCTGTTCAGCCAGCATCAATTCTTTAGAAATACTTTTTCTGACCGACCAAAAACCTAAGAGTAGAATGAATACAAAAACGGCTCCTTCGCCAAGAACCATCCAAATTCGCAAAGCCAGTTTCTCATCCAATTCGGCC
Proteins encoded in this window:
- a CDS encoding GHKL domain-containing protein; the protein is MLNNLRSKKIVAPNGLLIYLLGFYVLLQFGWWAYTLVNLNAEIYGLKLDLIQSIGIEGPELQVQKAELDEKLALRIWMVLGEGAVFVFILLLGFWSVRKSISKELMLAEQQKNFLLSITHELKSPLAAIKLQLQTLLTRNLPDEKKELIYKRALLDTDRLEKLVENLLLVNKVESGGLPLQKQSVDVSKMLRMQLQSVYPNLLEDGRIVLELEPNVFGEIDEMSFQSIMVNLIDNAIKYGAESTVSVSARMAKDSIEISVSDLGEGIPDSEKQKIFERFYRRGNEDVRKTKGTGIGLYLVQLLVEKYGGSISVEDNVPRGAIFHVRFPTVLA